A genomic segment from Truepera sp. encodes:
- a CDS encoding ABC transporter substrate-binding protein — translation MKRLSVLLALFLTFGLASAQTLVFGASGFPSSLEGVDSQDGNSLVVSSQITERLVDFAPGKTDLIPALATSWSANDDATVWTFELRQGVKFHDGTPFNAEAVKFNIDRWNDPNDPYSGRDQGKTFVPWGWVFGGPIGEGNLIESVKATGQYTVELTLTQPAPFLPALFAAVYFQFNSPAAVKANGVNYGTPGVGSVGTGPFKFVEWVEGERVVLERNDDYWGEKPKVERVIFRGIDQPTARLAELQAGTIDIAVLLTSDDLPTVENDPNLKVAIADSELNVGYIALNQMNKPLDNVLVRRAIATAIDRDAIVDAFYQGLGVVAQDHLPPVLFGHGEPWPYKYDPEHAKELLAEAGFPDGFTTEFWYMPVSRPYFPAPQPIAETVASYLADVGITANLMTEDWTTYLADYTTGKFPMYMLGWNADYADPDNFLLTFFGPSAAGSLGWDSPETLALLNEARQISDQTKRAELYAQVNDTVADQAISIPMAHNRSLNAVRANIDGWQPSPLGYSSVSLIPVTKTE, via the coding sequence ATGAAGAGACTGTCAGTTCTACTCGCCCTGTTCTTGACCTTCGGCCTGGCAAGCGCCCAGACCCTGGTATTCGGGGCCAGCGGCTTCCCCTCCTCCCTAGAAGGCGTCGATTCGCAAGACGGCAACTCGCTGGTCGTCAGCTCTCAGATCACCGAGCGCCTGGTCGACTTCGCGCCCGGCAAGACCGACCTCATCCCCGCTCTCGCTACCTCCTGGAGCGCGAACGACGACGCCACCGTGTGGACGTTCGAGCTTCGTCAGGGCGTCAAGTTCCACGACGGCACGCCGTTCAACGCCGAGGCCGTCAAGTTCAACATCGACCGCTGGAACGACCCCAACGATCCCTATAGCGGGCGCGACCAGGGCAAGACGTTCGTGCCCTGGGGTTGGGTCTTCGGTGGCCCCATCGGTGAGGGCAACCTCATCGAGAGCGTGAAGGCAACGGGCCAGTACACGGTCGAACTCACGCTCACCCAGCCCGCTCCGTTCCTCCCCGCGCTGTTCGCCGCCGTCTACTTCCAGTTCAACAGCCCCGCCGCGGTCAAGGCCAACGGCGTCAACTACGGCACTCCGGGTGTCGGTAGCGTGGGCACCGGCCCCTTCAAGTTCGTCGAGTGGGTCGAGGGCGAGCGTGTGGTCCTCGAGCGCAACGACGACTACTGGGGCGAGAAGCCCAAGGTCGAACGCGTCATCTTCCGCGGCATCGATCAGCCCACCGCCCGCCTGGCGGAACTGCAGGCCGGCACCATCGACATCGCCGTGTTGCTCACTAGTGACGACCTCCCCACCGTCGAGAACGACCCCAACCTCAAGGTCGCCATCGCCGACTCGGAACTCAACGTCGGCTACATCGCCTTGAACCAGATGAACAAGCCGCTCGACAACGTGCTGGTTCGCCGCGCCATCGCCACGGCCATTGACCGCGACGCCATCGTCGATGCGTTCTACCAGGGCCTGGGCGTGGTGGCCCAGGATCACCTCCCGCCCGTGCTGTTCGGGCACGGCGAGCCCTGGCCGTACAAGTACGACCCCGAGCACGCCAAGGAGCTCCTTGCCGAGGCCGGCTTCCCGGACGGCTTCACGACCGAGTTCTGGTACATGCCGGTCAGCCGCCCGTACTTCCCGGCCCCGCAGCCGATCGCCGAGACGGTCGCCTCGTACCTGGCCGACGTCGGCATCACCGCGAACCTCATGACGGAAGACTGGACCACCTACCTGGCCGACTACACGACCGGTAAGTTCCCGATGTACATGCTGGGTTGGAACGCCGACTACGCCGACCCCGACAACTTCCTGCTCACCTTCTTCGGCCCCTCGGCCGCCGGTAGCCTCGGCTGGGACAGCCCCGAGACCCTGGCCCTCCTCAACGAGGCCCGCCAGATCTCGGATCAGACCAAGCGTGCCGAGCTGTACGCGCAGGTCAACGACACGGTGGCCGACCAGGCCATCTCGATCCCCATGGCGCACAACCGCTCGCTGAACGCGGTGCGCGCCAACATCGACGGCTGGCAGCCCAGCCCGCTCGGCTACTCTTCGGTG